The candidate division WOR-3 bacterium genome contains a region encoding:
- a CDS encoding P-II family nitrogen regulator, with product MKLIVALIQPHKLPDVKKALYEAEVYKMTVTNALGCGQQKGYTETYRGVLQEVNLLKKTRIEIAVNEDFVEPTIQAIIKGARTGKIGDGKIFVLDLLDCIRIRTGERGKEAIG from the coding sequence ATGAAACTTATTGTTGCTCTAATTCAACCTCATAAACTGCCTGATGTAAAAAAGGCTCTTTATGAGGCAGAGGTGTATAAAATGACAGTTACCAATGCTCTTGGTTGCGGACAACAAAAAGGATACACAGAAACCTATCGGGGTGTTCTCCAGGAAGTAAACTTACTTAAAAAAACAAGGATAGAAATTGCAGTAAACGAAGATTTCGTCGAACCCACAATCCAGGCAATCATAAAGGGAGCTCGCACAGGAAAAATAGGAGATGGAAAAATATTTGTCCTTGACCTTTTAGATTGTATTCGAATAAGAACCGGTGAAAGAGGAAAAGAAGCAATAGGATAA
- a CDS encoding ammonium transporter produces MTQEVLQISSVGLDTLWVLLAAFLVFFMQAGFGMVEAGFIRAKNTCNILTKNFLDFCMASIGFFMFGYAIMFGDGNGFMGSKGWFLIGAESGANVPLYAFWLFQAAFCGAAATIVAGGMAERMKFQAYLIYSFVISALIYPIVGHWIWGGGWLAKLNFTDFAGSTVVHTVGGFAALVGTKILKPRLDKYGPDGKPKVIAGHSIPLASLGVFILWFGWFGFNPGSSLHVGDGSLIALVAINTNLAAATGGIFAMITVWKMFGKPDLSMAMNGALAGLVAITAPCAFVEPWAAITIGAVAGIIVVLGVVLLDKLHIDDPVGAFPVHGMNGFWGTLSLGLFGRKSLGLVSNGLFYGGGLKQLGIQLLGALSVISFIVITMAIVFKLIDVTIGLRVSREEELKGLDIGEHGMEAYGGFQIFSTE; encoded by the coding sequence ATGACACAAGAAGTTTTACAAATAAGCTCAGTTGGATTGGATACTCTATGGGTTCTTCTGGCTGCATTTCTTGTTTTCTTTATGCAGGCAGGTTTTGGTATGGTCGAAGCAGGATTTATCCGTGCAAAAAACACCTGTAACATTTTAACCAAAAACTTTCTTGACTTCTGTATGGCATCAATTGGATTTTTTATGTTTGGCTATGCGATAATGTTTGGCGACGGAAATGGATTTATGGGTTCTAAAGGATGGTTTCTTATTGGTGCCGAATCTGGTGCTAATGTTCCCCTTTACGCTTTCTGGTTATTTCAGGCTGCATTCTGCGGAGCAGCAGCAACGATTGTCGCAGGAGGAATGGCGGAGAGAATGAAATTCCAGGCATATCTTATCTATTCATTTGTGATTTCTGCTTTGATATACCCTATAGTTGGACACTGGATATGGGGTGGTGGATGGTTGGCAAAATTGAATTTTACAGATTTTGCCGGTTCGACCGTGGTTCATACAGTTGGAGGTTTTGCGGCTCTCGTTGGAACAAAAATCTTAAAACCCCGACTGGACAAATATGGACCTGATGGAAAACCCAAGGTTATCGCAGGGCATTCCATACCACTTGCTTCTCTCGGAGTTTTTATTCTCTGGTTCGGGTGGTTTGGCTTTAACCCTGGCTCAAGTCTTCATGTAGGAGACGGAAGTTTAATCGCACTTGTTGCGATAAACACAAACCTGGCAGCTGCAACAGGTGGAATATTTGCAATGATAACAGTCTGGAAAATGTTTGGAAAGCCTGACCTTTCAATGGCAATGAACGGTGCTCTTGCTGGTCTTGTTGCAATAACAGCACCCTGCGCCTTCGTCGAACCGTGGGCAGCAATAACAATTGGGGCGGTAGCAGGTATAATCGTTGTTCTCGGAGTTGTTCTTTTGGATAAACTTCATATTGACGACCCTGTTGGAGCGTTCCCTGTTCACGGAATGAACGGTTTCTGGGGAACGCTTTCGTTAGGTCTTTTTGGAAGAAAAAGTCTGGGGCTCGTGTCCAATGGTCTTTTCTATGGCGGGGGTTTAAAGCAACTTGGAATTCAACTTTTAGGTGCTTTATCTGTAATCTCATTCATTGTTATAACTATGGCCATTGTTTTTAAGTTGATAGATGTTACTATTGGATTGCGAGTTTCTCGAGAGGAAGAATTAAAAGGGCTTGATATAGGAGAACATGGAATGGAAGCTTATGGAGGCTTCCAGATATTCTCAACAGAATAA
- a CDS encoding asparagine synthetase A, translating to MAKVKMKRDRAVVLAEKYHKRFTDPAVKEMLIVQTNIRKAMANYLYNNGFLEIGAVMVSPETDPLCHEVFDTEFEYYGEKYKITKSMILHKLMAVIGIDKFFCFSPNLRLETKETAATGRHLFEFTQLDLEIRGASRDELLCLGENLFTHVFTEVKKNCSKQLEFFGRDLKIPKTPYKRITFTEAMDKYGKDFEMVLSKKMEEPFWLIDIPVWKREFYDKEDPERPGILLDMDIIYPEGYGEGLSGGMRENEYDKIKERIIRQGLNPDDFKLYLELAKLGLPPSGGFGIGIERLTRYICGLPHIKDATLFPKIPGELSL from the coding sequence ATGGCAAAAGTAAAAATGAAAAGAGATAGAGCGGTGGTTTTGGCGGAAAAATATCACAAGAGGTTTACCGATCCTGCGGTTAAAGAAATGCTTATAGTGCAAACGAATATCAGGAAGGCAATGGCGAATTATCTCTATAATAATGGCTTCCTTGAAATCGGAGCTGTTATGGTGTCTCCCGAGACGGACCCCCTCTGTCACGAGGTTTTTGACACGGAATTCGAATACTATGGAGAAAAATACAAAATAACCAAAAGTATGATTCTTCACAAACTAATGGCTGTAATCGGCATTGATAAATTCTTTTGTTTTTCTCCGAACCTGCGGCTCGAAACAAAAGAAACAGCCGCAACCGGAAGACATCTCTTCGAATTCACGCAACTTGACCTTGAAATTAGAGGGGCAAGTAGAGACGAACTTCTTTGTCTGGGAGAAAATTTATTTACTCATGTTTTTACGGAAGTCAAAAAGAACTGTTCGAAGCAGCTTGAATTTTTTGGTCGTGATTTAAAAATACCTAAAACTCCATACAAGAGGATTACCTTCACAGAAGCGATGGATAAATACGGCAAAGATTTTGAAATGGTGCTTTCAAAAAAAATGGAAGAGCCTTTCTGGCTGATTGACATTCCTGTGTGGAAAAGGGAATTCTACGATAAAGAAGACCCAGAAAGACCGGGAATATTGCTAGATATGGACATTATATATCCTGAAGGTTACGGCGAGGGACTTTCAGGGGGTATGAGAGAAAACGAATATGATAAAATAAAAGAAAGAATAATCCGTCAAGGCTTAAATCCAGATGATTTCAAGCTATATCTTGAACTTGCAAAATTAGGTCTTCCTCCTTCGGGAGGGTTTGGAATTGGGATAGAGCGTCTTACTCGTTATATCTGTGGACTTCCCCATATTAAAGATGCAACGCTGTTCCCTAAGATTCCTGGAGAACTAAGCCTATAA
- a CDS encoding glutamate synthase-related protein — protein MLNWQKTNDALGTVNRGNPTESGLCTLCQADCTGKCETWMASLRGRNLLYPRDFGNVTAGSGNTCAIGVSYHSLRIQGYLYGAENLQKGLSNDPDDCIFPNVSVETEFGATVKTKSTLPIMTGALGSTFIAAKYWDSLAIGAALVGFPIVVGENVVGIDRDAVIKNGKIKKAPELERRIDTYLRYFDKYGAIIVQMNVEDTRNGVAEFLIEKYGDKVIIELKWGQGAKTIGGEIQVNSLDYALFLKNRGYIVDPDPTKPEVKEAFKHGAIKSIARHSRLGYTNRESAEDVKEDFFKEIEYLRKLGYKRISLKTGSYGMEALAMAIRYASEANLDLLTIDGSGGGTGMSPWNMMENWGVPSLLLHAKAYEYASILAAVKGMKVVDLAFAGGIAREDQIFKALALGSPFTKLVCMGRALMIPAFLGSNIEGVIKPEMKEKIHGNWEELPKTVSVFGNKPEEIFAGYYDLEKKIGKDEIKKIPYGAIAIWTLADKIKAGLQQLLAGVRKFSVKGISRNDIFSANRETERETGIPFLTDMLDEKAKMILTS, from the coding sequence ATGCTCAATTGGCAAAAAACAAACGACGCTCTTGGGACCGTCAACCGAGGCAATCCAACAGAATCTGGTTTATGCACTCTTTGTCAGGCAGATTGTACTGGAAAATGTGAAACCTGGATGGCAAGTTTAAGAGGACGAAATTTACTATATCCGAGGGACTTTGGGAATGTTACAGCTGGGAGTGGCAACACCTGTGCTATTGGCGTTTCATACCATTCCCTAAGGATACAGGGTTATCTCTATGGGGCAGAGAACTTACAAAAAGGCTTATCCAATGATCCCGATGATTGTATCTTTCCTAATGTCAGTGTAGAAACCGAATTTGGAGCAACGGTTAAAACAAAATCAACATTACCTATAATGACAGGTGCTTTGGGTTCTACCTTTATTGCAGCAAAATACTGGGATTCTTTGGCAATTGGAGCAGCCCTTGTTGGGTTTCCAATTGTTGTTGGAGAAAATGTTGTAGGCATTGACAGAGATGCTGTTATTAAGAATGGTAAAATTAAAAAAGCCCCTGAACTGGAAAGGCGAATTGATACCTACTTGAGGTATTTCGATAAATACGGCGCTATCATTGTGCAGATGAATGTAGAAGATACTCGTAACGGAGTAGCTGAATTCTTAATCGAAAAATACGGAGATAAAGTCATTATCGAACTTAAATGGGGCCAGGGAGCAAAAACTATTGGAGGCGAAATCCAGGTAAACAGTCTTGATTATGCATTGTTTTTAAAGAACCGTGGCTATATTGTAGACCCGGACCCGACAAAGCCAGAAGTTAAGGAAGCTTTTAAACATGGAGCTATAAAATCTATTGCACGACACAGTAGACTTGGATATACAAATAGAGAGTCTGCTGAAGATGTTAAAGAAGATTTCTTTAAGGAAATTGAATATCTCCGTAAACTCGGTTATAAGCGGATTTCTTTAAAGACAGGTTCTTATGGGATGGAAGCTCTGGCAATGGCTATTAGATATGCATCAGAAGCGAATCTTGATCTTTTAACCATTGACGGTTCTGGCGGTGGAACAGGAATGAGCCCATGGAATATGATGGAAAACTGGGGAGTTCCCTCCCTTCTCCTTCATGCAAAGGCTTATGAATATGCTTCTATTCTTGCAGCAGTTAAAGGAATGAAAGTGGTGGATTTAGCTTTTGCAGGCGGAATTGCAAGAGAGGATCAGATTTTTAAAGCTCTTGCTTTAGGAAGTCCTTTTACGAAGCTCGTATGTATGGGTAGAGCCCTTATGATCCCTGCCTTCCTTGGTTCAAATATCGAAGGAGTAATAAAACCTGAGATGAAAGAAAAGATACATGGGAACTGGGAAGAACTTCCCAAGACCGTCTCTGTATTTGGAAATAAACCGGAAGAAATATTCGCTGGCTATTATGACCTTGAAAAGAAAATAGGAAAAGATGAAATCAAAAAGATACCATATGGAGCCATAGCTATCTGGACTCTTGCGGATAAGATAAAAGCAGGTTTACAACAATTACTTGCTGGTGTTCGAAAATTTAGTGTAAAGGGTATTTCTCGTAACGATATATTCTCGGCAAATAGAGAAACCGAAAGAGAAACGGGAATACCTTTTCTCACCGATATGCTGGACGAAAAAGCAAAGATGATTTTAACATCATAA
- a CDS encoding TIM barrel protein, whose translation MSCFCYSSNSPISTLHKESPKTYLLKRKGSKNSPLFKISLCQWSLHRHFFKSGEEATLDFPLIAKRQFGIDAVEYVDQLFPQKIDKKYIKELKNRSEKEGIKNLLIMRDREGNLGAKYKKERTLSVENHYKWIDIAKFLNCHSIRVNAIGEETPLEQKSRIKESLLKLLEYAMERKINIIIENHGGLSEDPDWLSGIIKEINNPFLGSLPDFGNFPLGIDRYEGIKKLLPFAKGISAKSYNFDENGNETP comes from the coding sequence ATGAGTTGCTTTTGCTATTCTTCTAACTCTCCCATCTCCACTCTTCACAAGGAATCTCCCAAAACCTATCTTTTGAAGAGGAAAGGTAGTAAAAATTCTCCTCTTTTCAAAATTTCTCTCTGCCAATGGTCACTTCATCGTCATTTCTTTAAGAGTGGAGAAGAGGCCACCTTAGATTTTCCTCTCATTGCTAAAAGACAATTTGGAATTGATGCAGTTGAATATGTAGACCAACTCTTCCCCCAAAAAATAGATAAAAAATACATCAAAGAATTAAAGAATCGTTCAGAAAAAGAAGGAATAAAAAATCTACTCATAATGCGCGACCGAGAGGGGAATCTTGGCGCAAAATACAAAAAAGAAAGAACTTTATCTGTAGAGAATCACTATAAGTGGATAGACATTGCAAAATTTTTAAATTGTCATTCTATTCGAGTTAATGCTATTGGAGAAGAAACTCCTTTGGAACAAAAATCTCGTATTAAAGAAAGTCTTCTTAAACTTTTAGAATACGCTATGGAAAGAAAAATAAATATAATAATAGAAAATCATGGAGGGTTATCTGAAGACCCAGACTGGCTTTCTGGTATTATCAAAGAGATAAATAATCCTTTCCTTGGAAGTTTACCTGATTTCGGAAACTTCCCCTTAGGAATTGATAGATACGAAGGAATAAAAAAACTCCTGCCTTTTGCAAAAGGCATTAGCGCAAAATCATATAATTTTGATGAAAACGGAAACGAAACACCATAG
- a CDS encoding CNNM domain-containing protein, producing the protein MVILLLVIFFSMSISLLCSIFESCLLSISRAAIGEMSIKRPKPAFILSTFKDNIQKPIAVILIVNTFAHTIGASLAGAQFNKVFGGKWILIFSILYSFAMIQWTEILPKTLGVKYNKKIALLIVYPLELTIRIFSPMVWFIELLNRPFVGKSTETSKLKTIDELSALANYAYITKTITKDQEQIISRTIDVSKKKVQDIMIPAKDMKVLRSSMSLSEALIEAHIHNHTRYPLIDDSTEAFKVIGYVNFKDIISALKINPHDPSVVGIKRPIMKFSPIESYGEAFRKMTASRQHIAIVESQEGKVLGLVTLEDIIEEIVGEIEDEYDVMPSYLYKITENRYNIGGGVKIEEINKLLNMNLPEPEKALGDWILSYFGVEPKASMRLQHKEANFIIRKIRRNRIIEVILEKK; encoded by the coding sequence ATGGTGATATTACTCTTAGTAATTTTTTTCAGTATGTCAATCTCTCTTCTATGCTCTATTTTTGAATCCTGTTTACTCAGCATCTCAAGAGCAGCAATTGGAGAGATGTCTATTAAAAGGCCAAAACCTGCTTTTATCCTAAGTACCTTCAAAGATAATATCCAAAAGCCAATAGCTGTAATTTTAATTGTAAACACTTTTGCTCACACCATAGGAGCTTCTTTGGCTGGGGCTCAGTTTAATAAAGTTTTTGGTGGGAAATGGATCCTAATTTTCTCTATTCTTTATTCCTTTGCAATGATTCAATGGACAGAAATATTGCCAAAAACCTTGGGGGTTAAGTATAATAAAAAAATTGCCCTTTTAATTGTCTATCCTCTTGAACTGACAATTCGCATATTCTCTCCAATGGTTTGGTTTATTGAACTCTTAAACAGACCCTTTGTTGGGAAAAGCACAGAAACTTCTAAACTAAAAACCATAGATGAATTATCTGCCTTGGCTAATTATGCATATATAACAAAAACAATAACCAAGGATCAAGAACAAATTATCTCAAGAACAATTGATGTTTCAAAGAAAAAGGTACAGGATATTATGATTCCAGCAAAAGATATGAAAGTCCTAAGGTCAAGTATGTCTTTATCTGAAGCTCTAATAGAAGCTCACATTCACAATCACACAAGGTATCCTCTAATTGATGATAGCACGGAAGCTTTCAAGGTTATTGGTTATGTTAATTTTAAAGACATAATTAGCGCTTTAAAAATAAATCCTCATGATCCCTCAGTAGTTGGCATAAAACGACCCATAATGAAGTTTTCTCCTATAGAAAGCTATGGAGAAGCTTTTAGAAAAATGACCGCTTCTCGCCAGCATATTGCTATTGTTGAATCTCAAGAAGGAAAAGTCCTTGGCCTTGTAACCTTAGAAGATATTATTGAAGAGATAGTAGGAGAAATTGAAGATGAATATGATGTAATGCCGTCTTACTTATACAAAATAACTGAAAATCGTTACAATATTGGAGGTGGCGTTAAGATAGAAGAAATAAATAAGTTGTTAAATATGAATTTACCCGAACCAGAAAAAGCTCTTGGAGATTGGATTCTTTCTTATTTCGGAGTAGAGCCAAAGGCTTCAATGAGACTCCAACACAAAGAAGCAAACTTTATTATAAGAAAAATAAGAAGAAACCGGATAATAGAAGTAATCTTGGAGAAAAAATAA
- a CDS encoding ferrous iron transporter B, producing MKKILLFGNPNVGKSVIFSRLTGVKVIISNYPGTTVEYLRGKIRLNGEYIEVIDTPGTYSLDPSSPAEEVAKKILEESSPKDTLILNVVDSTNLERNLYLTIQLLSTEFPVIVLLNFWDEVHHKGITIDIKKLSELLDVQVIPTVAVTGFGIKELREKIKTAKPSKFNVKSEDIWNLIGEITKKTQAITHHHHTFLQVLEGLSIHPIGGLALGILILLFSFAVVRLIGESLINFVFEPIFENLWAPLLLKISKALGSYSFLHRIFIGELINGKIDFSQSFGLLSTGLYISIANVFPYIFSFYLILCILEDTGYLPRLAVLLDHFMHQIGIHGLGVIPMFLACGCNVPGVLATRIMETRKERFIAITLMSISIPCMAQTAMIFGLLGKYGIGGISPVFLSLFLVWVIVGKLMARFVRGESPEIFIEIPPYRVPHLNTLLEKLWLRISSFSKEALPFVLIGVVIVNLFHNFGVMNFLSRVFSPILTKFLGLPSEAILALFIGFLRKDLAVGMLAPLGLSKGQLITASTILTMYFPCVATFVVLLKELGPLDTLKATIIMLFSAFFVGWILNLIY from the coding sequence ATGAAGAAAATTCTCTTGTTTGGGAATCCAAACGTTGGTAAAAGTGTTATATTCAGTAGACTTACTGGAGTGAAAGTAATCATTTCAAACTATCCAGGGACCACTGTAGAATATCTAAGAGGAAAAATCCGATTAAATGGAGAATATATTGAAGTTATTGATACACCAGGAACCTATTCTCTTGATCCAAGTTCTCCTGCTGAAGAAGTTGCAAAGAAAATATTGGAAGAGTCCTCCCCAAAAGACACCTTGATTTTAAATGTTGTTGATTCGACAAATTTAGAAAGAAATCTTTATCTAACAATCCAATTATTATCTACCGAATTTCCAGTTATTGTTCTTCTTAACTTCTGGGATGAAGTTCACCACAAAGGGATAACCATTGATATTAAGAAACTAAGCGAGCTTTTGGATGTGCAAGTGATCCCTACTGTGGCGGTGACAGGCTTTGGCATCAAAGAGCTAAGAGAAAAAATTAAAACTGCAAAGCCTTCTAAATTCAATGTAAAAAGTGAGGATATATGGAACTTAATTGGAGAAATTACTAAAAAAACCCAAGCGATAACACATCACCACCACACTTTCCTTCAGGTTTTAGAAGGGCTATCAATTCACCCAATAGGAGGATTGGCTCTTGGAATTCTAATTTTGCTTTTTTCTTTCGCGGTTGTTAGGTTAATTGGAGAGAGTCTAATTAATTTTGTTTTTGAACCAATATTTGAGAATCTATGGGCTCCTCTATTATTAAAAATCTCAAAAGCTTTAGGAAGCTATAGCTTCCTCCATAGAATTTTTATTGGGGAATTAATCAACGGAAAAATTGATTTTTCTCAATCCTTTGGTTTGCTCTCCACCGGGTTATACATCTCAATAGCTAATGTTTTTCCTTACATTTTCAGTTTCTATTTAATCCTTTGTATTCTTGAAGATACCGGATATCTCCCAAGATTAGCCGTCCTTTTGGACCATTTTATGCATCAAATTGGTATTCATGGATTGGGTGTTATTCCTATGTTTCTTGCCTGCGGTTGCAATGTTCCGGGAGTCTTAGCAACAAGAATTATGGAAACAAGAAAAGAAAGATTCATCGCCATAACTCTTATGTCAATTTCAATACCTTGTATGGCTCAAACCGCAATGATATTTGGACTTTTAGGTAAATATGGAATAGGAGGAATTAGTCCAGTTTTCCTCTCATTATTTCTTGTATGGGTTATAGTTGGAAAACTTATGGCAAGGTTTGTTAGGGGAGAAAGCCCAGAGATCTTCATAGAAATACCTCCATATAGGGTTCCACATTTAAATACTCTTCTAGAAAAACTTTGGTTGCGAATTAGTTCCTTTTCTAAGGAAGCCCTCCCTTTTGTTCTAATTGGGGTTGTTATTGTTAATTTATTCCATAATTTTGGAGTAATGAATTTCTTATCAAGAGTTTTTAGTCCAATTCTCACAAAATTTTTAGGGCTTCCTTCAGAGGCTATATTGGCTTTATTTATTGGATTTCTAAGAAAAGATTTAGCAGTTGGTATGCTTGCACCCTTAGGCTTATCTAAAGGCCAATTGATCACAGCTTCTACGATCCTAACTATGTATTTCCCTTGTGTAGCAACTTTTGTGGTTTTACTTAAAGAATTGGGACCATTAGATACACTTAAAGCTACAATTATAATGCTCTTTTCTGCTTTTTTTGTTGGGTGGATTCTAAACTTGATTTATTAA
- a CDS encoding FeoA family protein, whose amino-acid sequence MKIVTLIEAKKDVPLKVISIQKGKGRCLGLVKKLNCMGIREGVIIKKVSAQPFSGPIIIKIGNCEVAIGRGMASAVIVEEVEK is encoded by the coding sequence GTGAAAATAGTTACCCTTATTGAAGCAAAAAAGGATGTTCCTCTTAAAGTTATTTCTATTCAGAAAGGCAAAGGAAGATGCTTAGGTTTAGTAAAGAAACTTAATTGTATGGGAATAAGAGAGGGGGTTATTATAAAAAAGGTTTCTGCCCAACCATTTTCTGGACCTATTATAATCAAAATTGGAAACTGTGAAGTTGCCATTGGTAGAGGAATGGCAAGCGCTGTTATCGTAGAAGAGGTAGAAAAATGA
- a CDS encoding metal-dependent transcriptional regulator, whose amino-acid sequence MGLTGSREDYLEVICEICKKEKVARVKDIALRMGVSLPSVNYALTMLEKAGLIKHKKYGFIELTKEGNKTGKAISKKHQIIKEFLMNILKVNEKTAERDACKMEHVLSKETLNRMDFFLKTKGGENSYPY is encoded by the coding sequence ATGGGGTTAACTGGAAGCAGAGAAGATTATCTTGAAGTTATATGCGAGATTTGCAAAAAGGAGAAAGTTGCAAGAGTAAAAGACATTGCCTTAAGGATGGGTGTTTCTCTACCAAGCGTAAATTATGCTTTAACTATGTTAGAGAAAGCCGGCCTTATAAAACATAAAAAATATGGATTTATAGAACTAACAAAAGAAGGAAACAAAACAGGCAAAGCCATTTCAAAGAAGCACCAAATAATAAAAGAATTCTTAATGAATATATTAAAAGTGAATGAGAAAACAGCAGAAAGAGATGCCTGCAAAATGGAGCACGTTCTTTCAAAAGAGACCCTAAACAGAATGGATTTTTTCTTAAAAACTAAAGGAGGTGAAAATAGTTACCCTTATTGA